The DNA segment ATACTGGAGTTTTCCGGGGAGATCCCCAAGGCCGAAGACGTTATTGTTATTGGCGATTTTGAATTTACCATCCTTGAAATTGACCGTAACCGTATTAAGAAAGTAAAGGTGACCATTAAGCCGGGCACTGTGTAAGGTCACTGATTAAAATATAGTATGAAGACAAGATTTTTTTTGGGTGTGCTGATCGTTTGCCTGCTGGCAGCCTGTAAAAGTGAATATACCATTAAGAAGAGAGGGTTTTTTAAGATAGACTTTCCGCCCCATCAATATCAATTATTTGACCAGCCCGGTTATCCCTACACTTTTGAATATCCCGTATATGCCAAGGTAATCAAGGATACTACTTTTTTTGAAGGTAGACCGGAAAATGATTACTGGATCAATGTGGATTTCCCCCGGTTCAATGGCAAGATATATATCAGTTATAAGGAGATCGGTAAGAATGACCTGAATAAGCTGGTGAATGATGCTTTTCAAATGACGTATAAGCATACTTCAAAAGCTACCGAAATAACCGATTCTGCCATAAGGACCGACAAAGGAATCAGCGGCGTATTTTTTAATGTAGGCGGCAATGCCGCTACTGCCAAGCAGTTTTTTGTGACCGACTCCGTAAAGCATTTTCTGCGTGGCGCCCTGTATTTTGATACCACCCCCAATGAGGATTCCCTCGGGATTGTATATGATTTTCTGCAGGAGGATATGCGGCACCTGATCAATACGTTGCAATGGAAATAATGGTGATTTGGCATTCCCGCCAACTTACTTTATTTTTCGGTTACCTGAATCAACCAAAACCATACACATGAAAAGGGTGTTCCTGCTGCTGTGTACACTTGGCGTAAGCTACCTGCTTACTGCTCAAACTCATCTGGAAGATAGTTTAAAAAGAGAACTCGGAAAGGCTGCTAATGATGCCGATAAAATTAAATTGTTAGCTGATCTGTCTCAGTATTATATGGGCCTTGATAATGCCCTGGCCGATAGGTATGGCAATCAAATGCTTGAAATTGCCGAAATGAGCCGTAACCGGGAGTTGATGGTGAGGGCCTATCTTAGTAATGCCCGGCGCTTTTATGAATTTTCCGGTTCACAGGATGCTGTGGTGAAAGGGCTTGATTTTTCCAATAAGGCGCTTGAACTGGCTAAAAACAATGGCCTTGATGATTATGCTGCACTGGCTTATGTATATCTTTCCAGGGGGAACCGGGCCATTGGCGAGGTAGACAAAGCGCTTAATTTCAGTAATCTCGCAGTAGCGCTGGCTGCCAATAGCAAGAATGATTCTGTAAAGGTGATGTCCTGGTTATCACTGGGCACTACCTATATGGCTAAGAATGAGAAGTTACTGGCGTTCCGTAATTATCTGTTGGCGCTGGATGTAGCGGAGCAGGATAAACGGTATGCCTTATTGCGCAGTGTGTACTCCAACCTATCTGGCTTCTACCACACACTTAATGATTATGAAAAGGCTAAAGATTTTGAGTTTAAAAAAGTACACCTGCAGCGGGCCAATAATAAGTTGTACGATCTGTTGGAAACGTATAATAGTATTGGCACGATATACAGGAGCGCCAAACAATTTGACCTGGCGGAAAAGTTTTATGAGAATTCCATTGCCCTGGCCGATACCTTGAAATTTGATGTGTTCAAACTGAATACTTATGGGCACCTGGTGAATCTATACCTCATAAATAATCAGTTTGAAAAGGGATTGGCTTACTTTAAGTCGCATAAGGAGATGGAAGAGTTTATCAGGAAGGCAGGGCTTGATTATTTCCTGTACCAGAGTTACGGGGCTATGTACACTTTTGTAAACAAACTGGATTCAGCCCTTTATTATTTCAAACTGGCTGAGCCTGGCATTGAAGCCCGTGTTACCAAGACCAATAAATATTGGTTTTATAGCAGCTATGCTTATTATTTCCGTAAGCGGGGCGATTATGACAATGCTATCGCCTACTTGTTGAAGGCTAAACAATTAAGCACTGATATTGGCAGCCTGGATTACCTGCAAATTGCGGCGCAGAACCTGGACTCTCTTTATCAATTTAAAGGTGATTTCAAAAAGGCCCATTTGTACTCTTCCTTGTATTACCAGTACAAGGACAGCCTGCAAAAACTGGCCAAAGAAAAGGACCTGTTATCTCTTGAGATTGATAATGAGAATCGCCGCAAGGAAAGAGAAGCGAGGCAAAAAGAAGCTGAGCTGACGCGCAGTCATAATATCCAGTATATGGGTATTGTAATAGCGATTGCTGCTATTTTTATTTTGTTGGTGATGGCGGGCATTTTCCGGGTATCCAAAACGACTATTAAGATACTTGGCTTCTTTGCCTTCATTTTCTTTTTTGAGTTTATTATCCTGCTGGCCGATCATAAGATCCATGACTGGACGCATGGAGAGCCCTGGAAGGTAATGGCGATTAAGATATTGCTGATCGCGCTGTTATTGCCATTGCACCATTGGCTGGAAGAGAAGGTAATCCATTACCTCACCTCCCAGCACCTGCTGCTGGCCAAAGGCAGGAACCTGTATGACAAATGGTTCAGGAAGAAAAAGGTGCAGACTTCGCTGGAGAATGTATGAGACCGGAAGTCTGCAGCCGGGATGTCTGATGCCGTAGAGGTCGCAAACCCTGTTTTCCGACTTCTGCCCTTCGACTTCGGGTATTAATCGTAAATTTGCTAGGTAAAAATATAATACCCTTGATAGCAGTTGATAATGTATTAATCAGTAATGATGTAGTGGAAGCGCAGTTTGTGTGCGATCTCGTGAAGTGTAAAGGCGGATGCTGTGAAGAAGGAGATGCCGGCGCACCGCTGGAAGACGCAGAGCTGGACCTGATGGTGGAGCTGTACGACAAGGTGAAGCCATACCTTACCAAAGAATCTATTGCAGAAATAGAGCGGAAAGGGAAGTATGTATACCACCGGGAGTTTGGCTGGGTAACGCCTACACTGGGTAATGATAATGAGATCTGTGTGTATGGCATCCGTGATTCCAAAGGGATTATTAAATGCGCTTTTGAACAAGCCTATAATGAGGGTGTTATTGGCTGGAAGAAGCCTATCAGTTGTCATTTTTTCCCCATTATACAGAAGAATGGCCGCAACGGCGATTTTGACCGGATGAATTATGAACCCCGGGAAGTTTTATGTAAGCCTGCCTGCGGATTGGGCAAAAAGCTAAAAGTTCCTGCCTACCAGTTTTTAAAGGAGCCCATTATCCGTAAGTACGGTGAGGATTTTTACCAGGCGCTGGATACAGCAGCCCAAAAGTACCTTGCCTCAAAGCAGGAAGATTAACCTTGTATTTCACTCCACAACAGGATGCATGAGCGATATTGTTTCAACTTTCATAGCCAAGAGCACCGTTAAAGCGGCAGACCTGGAACACCGGCGGAAGGTGAATTTCAACATCAGCAAGTATAATGCGACAGTGCCGCTGGGCAAAGAGCAGTTCACCAATGTACACCTGGCCAGGGAGCGCGCCAAGAATGTAAAGTGGCGGGCCATTGAAATGCTGGATGTATACCTGGAAGAGTTTGAGTCGAACCTGATGAAGCGGGGCGGTAAGGTGATCTGGGCCGAGACTGCCCAACAGGCGCTGGACGAGATCGCCAAGATCTGTGAAGAGAAGAATTGTAAGACGATCGTGAAGAGCAAGAGCATGGTGACGGAAGAGATCCACCTGAATGATTTCCTGGAAAAGAAGGGGATTGAAAGTGTGGAAACCGACCTGGGGGAGTATATACAACAGTTGGATGGCGAGCCTCCCTATCACATTGTTACGCCGGCCATGCACAAGAGCAAAGAAGATGTGGCCAAGCTTTTTTATAATAAGCTGCATACAGCTCCCAATCTTACACCCAGCCAGTTGACCCTGGTGGCCCGGGAAAAGTTACGGACAAAGTATGTAGAGGCTGAGATCGGTATTACCGGCGCCAATTTTATTATCGCAGATATAGGCGGCATTGCTGTTACTGAGAATGAGGGCAATGCCCGGCTGAGTTGTGCCTTTCCCAAAACACATATAGCGATCGTTGGGATTGAGAAGGTCATCCCTTCCATGAATGACCTGGGATTGTTCTGGCCCCTGCTGGCTACGTATGGCACGGGGCAGCAGGTTACGGTGTATAATACGATTGTATCCGGACCCCGGCAACCCGGCGAAACAGACGGCCCCGAAGAGATGTATGTTATTTTGCTGGATAACGGGCGCACGAATATCCTGGCCAATGAAAAAACGCGGGAGAGCCTGTATTGCATCCGTTGCGGAGCCTGCCTGAACGCCTGCCCGGTGTATAAGAATATTGGTGGTCATGCTTATGGAACCACTTATAGTGGTCCTATTGGTTCGGTGATCACCCCACATTTAAAAGAGCTGGATGAGTGGAAGCATCTCAGTTATGCTTCGTCCCTGTGTGGCAATTGTACCGAGGTTTGTGCGGTTAAGATCAACCTGCATGAGTTGTTGCTGGAAAACCGGCATGAAGCAGTAGAAGCAGGGGCGGCCGGCTGGACAGAGAAGATGGCCTGGAAGGCCTGGAAAATAGCCAGCCTGAACCGCAAATGGATGAACCGCGGTAACCAGAAAACGAAGAACTGGATGGTAAATAAGGTGTTTAAAGGCTGGACAGCCCATCGTGGCGACCTGGATTTTGCCGGTAAGACGTTTAATGAACAGTGGCGCGAACGTCATGCCCCACGCGGCACCTCCTAAGTCAAAAAATACCAATATTATTGCTCAATAGTCAACTTTATCAGTTGACTTTTCTATTTTGTGTGACGGATGCTGCTTTATTGTAATACCATTACTCCCCGACTGCAATATGTTGTTGATTTTTTCAGCAAAGAATTGTTCGATGCGCCTATTTTGATTACTTCGGATAGCAACGTTTTTCAGCATAATGATGGCCCCAGGCTGAATTATTCGTCTGAGGTTTTTCCTGGCGCTGTATTTACGATCCACCCTGTTGGATTGCTTTGGGAAAAGGGCATCACCCCCCAATCTATACATTGCTTTAATGTCCAGGGGCACCGGGCTTTTTTCCCCACTACCGGCGATTTTCCATTTGATATCCTGGCGGCTTCTTTTTACCTGCTGAGCCGTTATGAAGAATACCTGCCGCATGAAAAGGACGAATATGGCCGGTATGCACATACGAACTCACTGGCATTCCGGGAAGGGTTTTTAGATCAGCCGCTGGTGAATTACTGGCTGCTGCATTTGAAGCAGACCCTTACACAAAGGTTTCCGGGCCTGCTGTTCAGGAAGAAGAATTTCAAATGTATCCTCTCTTATGATATTGATATTGCGTGGTCATATCTGCATAAAGGATTTGTCCGTACGGCCGGAGGCTTTGCCAGGTCTGTGCTGAAAGGGCAATGGTCGCAGGTAAAAGACAGGTGGGCTGTGCTGCGGGGTAAGAAGAGGGACCCGTATGATTGCTTTGAGTGGCTGGATGCCCTGCACCTGTATTGCCGTTCCAGGCCCTATTATTTTTTTCTGGTAGCCCAGAAGCAGGTGGGTTATGACAAGAATACGCCTACCCATATAAAGCCCTTTCGCGAGCTGATCGAGTATTATGCCAATACTTATAAAACGGGGATACATCCCTCGTGGCAGAGCGGTGATGATACCGACCTGTTGTTGGAAGAAAAGGAATGGCTGGAAGTAGTGGCCGGTACGGAGATCATTCGCAGCCGCCAGCATTATATCCGTTTTACGTTGCCTGATACCTACCATCGCCTGATGAAGGCGGGTATCGAAAAGGATTATTCGATGGGATATGGCAGTATCAATGGGTTCAGGGCCTCTGTATGCTCTTCCTTTGCCTGGTACGACCTGGAAAAAGAAGTTACTACTCCCCTGCTTATTTATCCTTTTTGCTTTATGGATGCCAATTCATTGTACGAGCAAAGAGATTCCCCGCAACAAGCTTATGCAGAGCTGATATTGTATCATGAGCAGGTACAAAAGGTGAATGGTATGATGATCTCCATCTGGCATAATTCCATACTGGGTACCGATGCTAACTTCGCCGGCTGGCGGGAGATGTTTGAGTTGTTTATGCGCGAGACGGTGTATTGGGATGCTTACTCGGATTAGCTATTTTTTTCCTGAAAGCCTGGTTGATGAGGTGCACACCCAGCAGGGTGATGGTGCCGCCCGCTGCAATGAACAGGGTGAGCTTTTCATTGAACAATAATGATCCCAGGAGCACTGCTACCACCGGATTGATGTAGGCGTAGATAGATGCCTGCTCGGTGGGCAGGTTTTGCAATGCATACAGATAAGCAATAAAAGAGATGACGGAGCCAAAGGTTGCGAGGTAAGCGATGGCAGTCCATGATTGCCAGGGTATATCACTGATGGGGATGGGCTCTCCAAAGGCGTAAGTAATGATGGTGGTGAGGATGCCGGATATAAGCATTTGCAGACCGAGGCTGAAGTAGGGGTTGAAGGCAGCCGCCTGTTGCTTGGTATACAGGGTGCCAAAGGCCCATGTCCACGAAGCAGCCAGTGAAAGCAGGATACCAAAGCGGAACTCTGCTTCGAGGAAGTCGGCCAGGTGCTCATAGAATATGACACATACACCTGCAAAGCCCAGCAATAAGCCTATGACCGCTTTGACCGGTATTTTCGATTTGGCCACAAAGAGGTTGATGATAACGATCCATAAAGGGAAGGTGGCGGCAATGATAGCGCCCAGACCTGCTGAAATATATTTCACGCCCCAGGTAGATAAACCATTGCTTAACGCAAAGTTGAGCAGGCTCAGCACAATGATGGGGCCCCATTCTTTTCCCCGCGGCCAGGCTATTCCTTTACTCAGAAAGAAAATGACATAGAGCAATCCGCCAATAGATTGACGGATGCCTGCCAGTTGCAGGGCAGGCATGTATTTAACTCCCTGCCGCGAAGCGATCCAGGTGGTGCCCCAGAAAAAGCATACCATGCCCAGGGCAAACAGGGCTTTGAAACGAGTGCCCCGTTGCTGAAGGAAAGGTTTTATATAAGTTGGGGCGGCCATTGTTGTTGTACGATCAATGCTTAAAGTGGCGCATGCCGGTCATTACCATCGCCAGTTTGTTTTGCTGGCAATATTCGATGGAATCCTTATCCCGCACAGAGCCACCGGGCTGGATAAAGGCGGTAATACCGGCTGCATGACTCATTTGTACGCAATCATTGAACGGGAAGAAGGCATCACTGGCCAATACTGCCCCATTCAGATCGAATTTAAACTGGCCGGCTTTTTCAATAGCCTGGCGTAATGAATCAATACGGCTGGTCTGTCCGCAACCTTTGCCGATGAGTTGTTTGTTCTTTACCAGTGCAATGGCATTTGACTTCAGGTGTTTACATACCAGGTTGGCAAAGCTGAGGTCATCTTTTTCTGCTGCTGTGGTATCACGGCCACCCACTTCTTTCCATTCTAGGTAGTTGCCTTCATCAGCTCCCTGTATCAATACGCCATTGAGCACGGCTTTGTATTCTTCCGCTTTTTTGAAAGGGGCTTTCTGTTGTAATAAGATACGATTCTTCTTCGACTTCAGGATGGTCAAAGCATCTTCATTAAAAGCAGGTGCAATCAATACTTCAAAGAAGATCTCATTGATGGCTTCAGCAGTGGCTTTGTCTATCGTGCCATTGCAAACGAGCACGCCACCAAAAGCGCTTTCCGGGTCGCCGGCCAGGGCAGCATCCCAGGCTTCTTTTACCGAGGAGCGGGAAGCGATACCACATACATTGGTGTGCTTGATAATAGCAAACACGGGATTGGCGGCATCACCCCCAAATTCACCAATGAGCTGTACGGCTGCATCTACATCTACGAGGTTATTATAGGAAAGCTCTTTTCCGTTGAGCTGGTTAAACAGTTGTTCCAGGTTGCCATAAAACACGCCTGTCTGGTGCGGGTTTTCGCCATAGCGCATGGTTTTGGGATGCGGAATGGATTCCAGGAAGTACAGGGCATTCCCGGGGTTGAAGTATTTGGCAATGGCCACATCATAGTGCGCTACTATTTCGAATGCTTTGGCGGCAAAGGCCCTGCGCTGTTCGAGGTTGGTAGTACCCTGCTGATCTTTCAATAATTGCTCCAGGTGTGCATATTCAGTTTTGGCGGCAATGACCACCAGGTCCCTGAAGTTCTTGGCGGCGCCACGGATCATGGAAGGCCCGCCAATGTCTATTTTTTCAATGATCAGTTTTTCTTCGCTGGTGCTCGCTACTGTTTCCTCAAAAGGATAGAGGTCTACAATCACCAGGTCTATTTCCGGGATCTTGTACTGCTTCATTTCCTGCAGGTCTGTTTCATTATCCCTGCGTCCGAGGATGCCGCCGAATACGGAAGGATGAAGGGTTTTAACCCGTCCGCCCAGGATAGAGGGGTAGGTGGTCAGGTTCTCTACAGGAACCACCGGAATACCGAGCTTTTCAATAAAGCTTTGGGTGCCGCCGGTAGAATAGATCGTAATGCCCAGTTGATGCAGTTGTTGTACCACTGGTTCCAGGCCATCTTTATAAAAAACGGAAATGAGTGCAGATTGGATCCTTTTTGTCATAGTAAAACTGTAAAATGAGGCGCAAAGGTAACTTAATGCAGGGTGAAAACAAAAGCGCCCTGGTTGGCCACCGCATGGCAGGCAATGCCCAACTTATGGCAATCCTGCTGCCAACTGCTTGTTTTCCAGCGTGAATTGGTGCCATCAATGATGATTGTGCTACCCTTGAAAAGAGTTGCCAATTCCTGTATGGTGACCCTCGCATTGCGGGAGAGTACAATAAGGTCTATAGGGATACCGGCGGCTGATTTTCCGGGAGAGAAGGTTTCATCAATGATGAGCAGGGAGGTATTGCCCAACCGGAAAAGGGAGTCAGCACGGAACAGGTGATGGATGCTATCGGCAGGCCTGGTGTGGTGGGCGATGCGGCAGGGCTTTAGATAGCGGTCTTGCAGGGAAGGGTCTTCCAGGAGTAATGAATCGCCTGTAAACAGGTAATGCCGGCCATCAATGAAGTCAATGGCCTGGTGCTTTGGAATGTTGTATACGATTATTTTTTGTTGCCTGGCCGATGACCACCAGGATTGTAGACCCACTATACAGAATAACCATACAGCTCCTAAACCCATCAGCAGGCCAGCTTTCTTTTTTTGTAATAACCAGGCGGCGAGGCAGCCGATGATAGTGTATAGCAGTATCAACTGCACCAGGCTTATGGATATATCGCCGGTAGTATTGAAGGGAACCTGGTTTATGAGCTCAATAATCTCATTTAACAATCGGATGAGTTTATCCAATAACCAACCGGTAGTTTTTGCTGCAACAGGGATGAAGGACAGGGCGCATAATACAAGTTCGCCTATTAGTATGATACCTGATAAGGGAACGGCTATGAGGTTGGCGATGAGAAAAAGGTTAGGGACCTGATGAAAGTGGTAAATGCTGATGGGGAGGGTGAGTATTTGTGCGGCGAGGGTAACGGCTGCTAATTTCCAGCAATAGTGCAGGTATTTGTTTTGTATGAACAGGCACTGGTAAACAGGTTTCATAAAAAGTGCGATGCTGAGCACGGCAGCATAGGACAACTGGAAACCTATATCCAGGCATAACCAGGGGTCATAGCAGAGCAGCAGGAAGGCTGATGCAGCCAGTGAATTGTAAACAGTAACCGGGCGTGTTAAAGAATTGCCAATAATAAGACAGGTAAACATGACTGCTGAACGCAACACGGAAGGGGTGGCTCCGGCCAGGAGGGTAAATAACCATAACCCTGCAAGTATAATTAGGGGTGTGGCCCACCGTGTCCATTGTCCGCGCAAAGGTGTGCACACCAGGATCAGTAACCCGTAAATTAAACCAAGATGTAACCCTGAAATAGCAATGATATGTACCACACCGGTGTTGATATATGATTGTAGCAGGTGTTTGTCGAGCTCATCTTTATAACCAATTAACAAAGCTTCTGCTAATCCGGCTTGCTTTTTGTCAGGAATGTTTTCCCGGATGATATTCAGCACTTTTTTACGGGTATAAAACAGTACTTTTTTTACGGGGTTAACCTGTTTTTTTTCTGCAACTGTGTATTCTTGTTGTCTGAGGTATACCTGGTGCCAGATACTTTTAAGGGCACAATACCGGGCATAATTGAAAGCATTTGGGTTCGCCGTATTGTTAATGTGTTCGGGTGTTTTGGCAAATAACAACTGATCTCCATAATGTAGTTGGGGCGGGGCGCTGTCTTTTTGAAAATGCAACAGGAGCTTTCCTGTTGCCGGTTGTACCTGTGTTCCTTTTATGATTGCCTCAACAGACACTACTGTTCTGTAAGATTTTGCTTTCTCTGTTAACGGTTCTTCTATGGTCACCAGGAGTGCATCGCCGCTGGTATAAATAAGGTCAAACCATTGCGGGGAGCGCCTTATGTCCTTATAGTGTACCAATAATACCCCGGCTATAAAAAGCAGGCCGTTGAGTGCAATGCCATTGATGGAGCGGTACCTGAATTGCAGGGAAAGCGGAATCTGTGAAAATAACCCCATATAGGCGCTGCAACAGCCGGCAATCAGCCAGGCGCTTTGTACAGGCAGGCTGCTGCAGGATTGGGCTATAATACCTGCTATAAAGGGGATAATAAAGCGTAGGAAAGGGGCCTCTTTCCAGGCAAATAATCCGGGCAAATACATACTAAAAGAGGGGAAAACTCAGTTAACAAAAAGGGCTACAAGTCGCGTCAGTATTGAATTAGAGAAGAAAAAGCACCACTTCCACCCTGAAAGATGAAAAAATAGGATAAGGTCATAATGGCAATGGGAAATCAGGTAGTTGCGGTGCTATTAGTGAATTTGGAAGGATCAGAATAAAATTTCCTCAAGTTATTTGCGTGAACAAAGGCCTTGAGGAAATCTGTCGGCTGGCTTTCACAGGAGTATTGGATTTTGAAAAACGGGATGATAGCAACTCTCCAGTATCTAATTTCAGACAAAAAACTAACCTACCCATACAAAGTGCTATTTATTAATGACGGGATTTTTTTCAGTTGAATGACGGGGGTGATATGCCCCGTTTTTTTACGGGGTAGGCGCCCCATGGTTTTACGGTTTTAAAGCCGGCTGTTTAGCGGTTTTTTTCCGATGTTTTTCACACGAGTCCTTGAGTTACTTCGCTTTACGAATAATACTAATTTGTAATTACATGGCTAACACTCTATTGTAGCCGAAGATGTACGTTTACCCTGATTAATTTTACACCGGTAATTAAATCATTCATGTTTAAATCCCCCAAGCAATGACAACTATTGAAAAAAAAACCGTAAAGGTTGGAAAATTCGTAGACACTACTTACGTAGACACCTTAATCCGCAATTACAAACAGGAAAGATGGGCGCAGAATTCAGAGCGCATTGGCAAGGAAGA comes from the Paraflavitalea devenefica genome and includes:
- a CDS encoding tetratricopeptide repeat protein, with translation MKRVFLLLCTLGVSYLLTAQTHLEDSLKRELGKAANDADKIKLLADLSQYYMGLDNALADRYGNQMLEIAEMSRNRELMVRAYLSNARRFYEFSGSQDAVVKGLDFSNKALELAKNNGLDDYAALAYVYLSRGNRAIGEVDKALNFSNLAVALAANSKNDSVKVMSWLSLGTTYMAKNEKLLAFRNYLLALDVAEQDKRYALLRSVYSNLSGFYHTLNDYEKAKDFEFKKVHLQRANNKLYDLLETYNSIGTIYRSAKQFDLAEKFYENSIALADTLKFDVFKLNTYGHLVNLYLINNQFEKGLAYFKSHKEMEEFIRKAGLDYFLYQSYGAMYTFVNKLDSALYYFKLAEPGIEARVTKTNKYWFYSSYAYYFRKRGDYDNAIAYLLKAKQLSTDIGSLDYLQIAAQNLDSLYQFKGDFKKAHLYSSLYYQYKDSLQKLAKEKDLLSLEIDNENRRKEREARQKEAELTRSHNIQYMGIVIAIAAIFILLVMAGIFRVSKTTIKILGFFAFIFFFEFIILLADHKIHDWTHGEPWKVMAIKILLIALLLPLHHWLEEKVIHYLTSQHLLLAKGRNLYDKWFRKKKVQTSLENV
- a CDS encoding ComEC/Rec2 family competence protein, whose amino-acid sequence is MPGLFAWKEAPFLRFIIPFIAGIIAQSCSSLPVQSAWLIAGCCSAYMGLFSQIPLSLQFRYRSINGIALNGLLFIAGVLLVHYKDIRRSPQWFDLIYTSGDALLVTIEEPLTEKAKSYRTVVSVEAIIKGTQVQPATGKLLLHFQKDSAPPQLHYGDQLLFAKTPEHINNTANPNAFNYARYCALKSIWHQVYLRQQEYTVAEKKQVNPVKKVLFYTRKKVLNIIRENIPDKKQAGLAEALLIGYKDELDKHLLQSYINTGVVHIIAISGLHLGLIYGLLILVCTPLRGQWTRWATPLIILAGLWLFTLLAGATPSVLRSAVMFTCLIIGNSLTRPVTVYNSLAASAFLLLCYDPWLCLDIGFQLSYAAVLSIALFMKPVYQCLFIQNKYLHYCWKLAAVTLAAQILTLPISIYHFHQVPNLFLIANLIAVPLSGIILIGELVLCALSFIPVAAKTTGWLLDKLIRLLNEIIELINQVPFNTTGDISISLVQLILLYTIIGCLAAWLLQKKKAGLLMGLGAVWLFCIVGLQSWWSSARQQKIIVYNIPKHQAIDFIDGRHYLFTGDSLLLEDPSLQDRYLKPCRIAHHTRPADSIHHLFRADSLFRLGNTSLLIIDETFSPGKSAAGIPIDLIVLSRNARVTIQELATLFKGSTIIIDGTNSRWKTSSWQQDCHKLGIACHAVANQGAFVFTLH
- a CDS encoding LutB/LldF family L-lactate oxidation iron-sulfur protein, which gives rise to MSDIVSTFIAKSTVKAADLEHRRKVNFNISKYNATVPLGKEQFTNVHLARERAKNVKWRAIEMLDVYLEEFESNLMKRGGKVIWAETAQQALDEIAKICEEKNCKTIVKSKSMVTEEIHLNDFLEKKGIESVETDLGEYIQQLDGEPPYHIVTPAMHKSKEDVAKLFYNKLHTAPNLTPSQLTLVAREKLRTKYVEAEIGITGANFIIADIGGIAVTENEGNARLSCAFPKTHIAIVGIEKVIPSMNDLGLFWPLLATYGTGQQVTVYNTIVSGPRQPGETDGPEEMYVILLDNGRTNILANEKTRESLYCIRCGACLNACPVYKNIGGHAYGTTYSGPIGSVITPHLKELDEWKHLSYASSLCGNCTEVCAVKINLHELLLENRHEAVEAGAAGWTEKMAWKAWKIASLNRKWMNRGNQKTKNWMVNKVFKGWTAHRGDLDFAGKTFNEQWRERHAPRGTS
- the purH gene encoding bifunctional phosphoribosylaminoimidazolecarboxamide formyltransferase/IMP cyclohydrolase, with the protein product MTKRIQSALISVFYKDGLEPVVQQLHQLGITIYSTGGTQSFIEKLGIPVVPVENLTTYPSILGGRVKTLHPSVFGGILGRRDNETDLQEMKQYKIPEIDLVIVDLYPFEETVASTSEEKLIIEKIDIGGPSMIRGAAKNFRDLVVIAAKTEYAHLEQLLKDQQGTTNLEQRRAFAAKAFEIVAHYDVAIAKYFNPGNALYFLESIPHPKTMRYGENPHQTGVFYGNLEQLFNQLNGKELSYNNLVDVDAAVQLIGEFGGDAANPVFAIIKHTNVCGIASRSSVKEAWDAALAGDPESAFGGVLVCNGTIDKATAEAINEIFFEVLIAPAFNEDALTILKSKKNRILLQQKAPFKKAEEYKAVLNGVLIQGADEGNYLEWKEVGGRDTTAAEKDDLSFANLVCKHLKSNAIALVKNKQLIGKGCGQTSRIDSLRQAIEKAGQFKFDLNGAVLASDAFFPFNDCVQMSHAAGITAFIQPGGSVRDKDSIEYCQQNKLAMVMTGMRHFKH
- a CDS encoding DMT family transporter, which produces MAAPTYIKPFLQQRGTRFKALFALGMVCFFWGTTWIASRQGVKYMPALQLAGIRQSIGGLLYVIFFLSKGIAWPRGKEWGPIIVLSLLNFALSNGLSTWGVKYISAGLGAIIAATFPLWIVIINLFVAKSKIPVKAVIGLLLGFAGVCVIFYEHLADFLEAEFRFGILLSLAASWTWAFGTLYTKQQAAAFNPYFSLGLQMLISGILTTIITYAFGEPIPISDIPWQSWTAIAYLATFGSVISFIAYLYALQNLPTEQASIYAYINPVVAVLLGSLLFNEKLTLFIAAGGTITLLGVHLINQAFRKKIANPSKHPNTPSRA
- a CDS encoding DUF3109 family protein, with protein sequence MIAVDNVLISNDVVEAQFVCDLVKCKGGCCEEGDAGAPLEDAELDLMVELYDKVKPYLTKESIAEIERKGKYVYHREFGWVTPTLGNDNEICVYGIRDSKGIIKCAFEQAYNEGVIGWKKPISCHFFPIIQKNGRNGDFDRMNYEPREVLCKPACGLGKKLKVPAYQFLKEPIIRKYGEDFYQALDTAAQKYLASKQED
- the gldD gene encoding gliding motility lipoprotein GldD; translated protein: MKTRFFLGVLIVCLLAACKSEYTIKKRGFFKIDFPPHQYQLFDQPGYPYTFEYPVYAKVIKDTTFFEGRPENDYWINVDFPRFNGKIYISYKEIGKNDLNKLVNDAFQMTYKHTSKATEITDSAIRTDKGISGVFFNVGGNAATAKQFFVTDSVKHFLRGALYFDTTPNEDSLGIVYDFLQEDMRHLINTLQWK
- a CDS encoding DUF7033 domain-containing protein; amino-acid sequence: MLLYCNTITPRLQYVVDFFSKELFDAPILITSDSNVFQHNDGPRLNYSSEVFPGAVFTIHPVGLLWEKGITPQSIHCFNVQGHRAFFPTTGDFPFDILAASFYLLSRYEEYLPHEKDEYGRYAHTNSLAFREGFLDQPLVNYWLLHLKQTLTQRFPGLLFRKKNFKCILSYDIDIAWSYLHKGFVRTAGGFARSVLKGQWSQVKDRWAVLRGKKRDPYDCFEWLDALHLYCRSRPYYFFLVAQKQVGYDKNTPTHIKPFRELIEYYANTYKTGIHPSWQSGDDTDLLLEEKEWLEVVAGTEIIRSRQHYIRFTLPDTYHRLMKAGIEKDYSMGYGSINGFRASVCSSFAWYDLEKEVTTPLLIYPFCFMDANSLYEQRDSPQQAYAELILYHEQVQKVNGMMISIWHNSILGTDANFAGWREMFELFMRETVYWDAYSD